From Marivirga harenae, one genomic window encodes:
- the rpoN gene encoding RNA polymerase factor sigma-54 — MQKLVLSQSLGQRLSPQQIQFIKLLQVPTAELDTRIEEELEINPALEEGKEEPEEDNYEEDYEEEATDDFDIEDYLHDDEAGYKMQGDGNGQEEEKEMPIAMGTTLNDQLMTQLGFIGLDKNQYKIGKQLIGSIESDGYIRRDIGAIVNDLAFSQNVNTDEDEVESILSKIQDFDPAGIAARNLEECLLLQLERKIDQSKAVELAYRIIDECFEEFSKKHYEKIVKKLDIEDENLFKDAIDTIKRLNPKPGGSGSGAVRTQFLMPDFILTHQNGDLVITLNSRNAPDLRVSPSYSEMLKAYDKGDKKDKKLKETVGFVKQKLDAAKWFIDAIKQRQFTLLNTMQAILEYQYEFFKEGDESKLRPMILKDIAEKIDMDISTVSRVANSKSVQTEFGIYPLKYFFSEGIATESGEDVSSREVKNTLRGFIDKEDKSKPLSDDKLEKLLKEKGYKIARRTVAKYREQLNIPVARLRKEL; from the coding sequence GAGATCAACCCGGCTCTTGAGGAAGGGAAGGAAGAGCCAGAGGAGGATAATTATGAAGAGGATTACGAGGAGGAGGCAACAGATGATTTTGATATAGAAGATTACCTTCATGACGATGAAGCTGGATATAAAATGCAGGGTGACGGAAATGGACAAGAGGAAGAAAAGGAAATGCCAATTGCTATGGGTACCACATTGAATGACCAATTGATGACCCAATTAGGCTTTATAGGACTTGACAAGAATCAGTATAAAATAGGGAAGCAATTGATAGGTAGCATTGAAAGTGATGGCTACATTCGAAGGGATATAGGTGCTATAGTGAATGACTTAGCTTTTTCTCAAAATGTGAATACGGACGAGGATGAAGTGGAAAGCATTTTGTCTAAAATTCAAGATTTTGACCCAGCTGGAATTGCTGCGCGTAATTTAGAGGAATGTTTATTACTTCAATTGGAGAGGAAAATTGACCAATCAAAAGCAGTTGAGCTAGCTTACCGAATTATAGATGAATGCTTTGAAGAATTTTCAAAAAAGCACTACGAGAAAATCGTTAAAAAGCTTGATATAGAAGATGAGAATTTATTTAAAGATGCAATAGATACTATTAAACGTTTGAACCCGAAACCGGGTGGTTCTGGCTCAGGAGCAGTTAGGACACAGTTTTTAATGCCCGACTTTATTCTCACTCATCAGAACGGAGATTTAGTCATTACTTTGAATTCCAGAAATGCACCTGATTTAAGAGTGAGTCCTTCTTATTCAGAAATGTTGAAGGCCTATGATAAAGGAGATAAAAAAGATAAAAAACTAAAAGAAACTGTTGGATTTGTCAAGCAGAAACTGGACGCTGCAAAATGGTTTATTGATGCGATCAAACAAAGACAGTTTACTTTATTGAATACCATGCAAGCCATTTTGGAATATCAATACGAGTTTTTCAAAGAGGGAGATGAAAGTAAGTTGCGCCCAATGATTTTGAAAGATATCGCTGAGAAAATTGATATGGATATATCTACTGTTTCCAGGGTGGCCAATAGTAAATCTGTACAAACAGAATTTGGCATATATCCACTGAAATACTTCTTCTCAGAAGGAATCGCTACGGAATCAGGAGAAGATGTAAGCTCTAGAGAAGTGAAAAACACTTTAAGAGGCTTTATCGATAAAGAAGATAAAAGCAAACCTTTATCGGATGATAAACTAGAAAAATTATTGAAAGAAAAAGGCTATAAAATTGCCCGAAGGACAGTAGCAAAGTATAGAGAGCAATTGAATATTCCAGTTGCTAGGTTAAGAAAAGAGTTGTAG